TTCGTAGGCCATTACCTATAGGTCTGCAAACAATGCAAAGAAGTCCGATGCTTCAAGGCTCCCCATGGTTTTTAATTCCTTGGGTTCTACCACCAAGGCAGCTAAGGTTTCTGAGCAGGTACACTCTCAAGGCACTAGTATAAACTTTTATTCTAGACAAACTTTATATAAGCTGTCATAAAAGAGACTCAGGTAGTTCCATGCACAATTTATTGTTGAACCAGCAGTGCCTCCGGCTCCGGCCCGCTGTGCTCCTCCTCACTCAGCAGCTCCTCACACTCCTCGCTGAGTTCTTCCACATCCCCGGGACTGGCTTCATCCTCACTGGATATGAGTTCCAAGTCCTCACTGAGCAGCTCTCCCTGGTCCCGGCTATAGCCTTCGCTTGGCTCATCTTCACTAAAGACATCCAGTTCCTCGCTGGTTACCACATCCAAAACCTCACTGTTCTCTTCACTTGGGATGTCTTCCACTGTCTCCTCATAAACAGGCTGGTCTAGTTCTTCACTAGGCTCCAGATCATCACTGGCCATCTCCTCGAACCCTGGGAGAGTAAAATGACTGACTCACTACATTAAAATTACATCAGTGCTCAGAAAACCCGGGGCTATTTTTACCCTCAATACAATTATACTTCCCTCCGAGTCTGCTTTACATAGTTCCATGTACCCAAACGATTTTCCACCACTACATTAAATGGGCTTTCATGAAGGAAAAAAGTATTAAGGTGCTAAAATTAAGGGCTCTCTGGCAGTAACTGTAAAGCTTACTTTTGCCCTTCCCcagtaacaataaaaatgaatatttgtcTCTAACAGGTTCAAAAGGCACTGTGATTCATATTTTCATCTCTTACAACACCATTTTACTCAGTAATGGTGTTCAGTAAAGATTAAAAGTTATAAAACTTCCCAGTTCGGATTGGGCACATAGTTTTTCCAAACAGCATTGTGACAGGAGGCTTATTTTCATTGTTCCACATTTGAAAAGAAGTTAAATACGGCCAGCTCGCCTCACTGTTCTGCATATATTCCAACATTCTTCAGTCATTATTCTGTGCAGGCTTAAATCTACATTACTGCCTTTCTGAGAGCTGCTGTGGTAGAGGAGGCTGAGCTGGTCCACCAGAGCAGACTCAGTGAGCAACCCTTGGGCCACAACGCACTAATTCTGCAGAGCCTGGTGCTCAGGCCCAGAAGTGTTCGTTCTGCCCATAGCCTGTGCACCCTGCGCCTCCCCATCATGTGGGGAGCGTGAAGTTTACAAGACGTAAGGCTCTGCACTGACAACTGCATAGTGCAGCTCAGAAGTACTTCAGAGCTGATTATGAACTGTTTGTGCAAGGCAACCTCAGGATTAGAACAAAAAACTAAGAAAACTAATTTGCTGATAAAAGGACATTGTGATTACGGAGGACAGATGACTGGATGCTGCTAAGCATCCACTGAAATCTATAGAGCAGAccctcctcccaggccctgcACTCACTGTCATCTACCACTGAACATACCACCAGCCGGCTGCACAGTTACTTCATACACgtagtagccatggagcaacTTCTTTTCCTGAGTGCAAATCCTGACAGCCTGAAAATGGAAGTCACCTAGAACACCTACAAGAATGAAGAAGCATCACTGCCACACTAATGATGAGAAACATGGGCTATGCTACTGGTAAAACCTGAGCAATTATGCCTAAAATGGAGTATTTAACTTCAGTAAGACTAATTCATCCTTGCGCTATAGAATAAAAACTTGCTCCTTCACATTTAACTGTAATCTCTAGAGCTGCTTTACTCTTATAAGAATCACTCAAGGAAAATCACTGTAATATCAAATTGTCGTCATCCCCCACTCCCTGCACCCCAAGAAAAATATAAAGTTACAATTCATTCACTATGGGATCATAGccctttacattttttaaacatgttaagaaaaaaattgacattCCACATGGTtaagccacatgggaaacacCTACACCCCACATCAAAGAGCCCAAATTCCTGTTCCAGCGGCACTTCTGATTACAGCTTCCTGTCCATGCACATCCCGGGAACCAGATAAAACTGGCTCCTGTACTTGTACCCCAGTTTCCCCACATGGAAAATTCAAATTAAGTAAGAGCAATAAACCGAGTCCTCCATTCCTGGCTTGAACCAGGCCCAACCTTATAGCTTcatgcatttagggagtgaactagcagatttgagcagtttaaaaaagaagaaaaaaagacatacaaCCGCCTATACAAAAGGTGCTTTAAACTAGCCTCTCTGTCACCTCCGGTTCACCTTAGCCCACACAAGTCGGGCAGATGTTTTTCACTTGTCCACTAACTGAGACATTCAAGAGCATCCAAACACATTTCAACCCCCAACACTGCAAAGAGCCCAAAAACAACTCAAGCCTTGCCAAAGGTTATTATGAGATGAAAAGGCAACTTATAAGGCACAAAAGATCATCTAATACTCGTTCAACTTTTTCTTAGAACAGTAATCTCAACTACAAAAGTTAGTTATGAAAACTAAATGTACTATTGCATATGGGAAAATCTGAAATAGTCCAGAATCCAGAACTTCTTGTACATTACCATCCTGCAGTATTTACATGAAACCTTGCCAATAGTTATCTTGTATTTATGGCAGCAGTAACGAAAGGAAACTTGTTCTTAACTATGAGACGATGACAGTCCTACACCCTTCTTAACATGAACATTCCCCTGCTTGGCTGCAGTTCAACACCACATGTTTTCATTGCATGAAAGTGTAGTACTCTCTTCAAGTCAAGCCACACCATGAAATAGGGAAAATTTCGAGGAATTCCTCTTTGGGATAAACTGGAGGATTACGTACCAGGTAAGCGCAGCAAATTACTCCTCTTCACGCCTGTGCGAGGCAGAGGATCCACTTGTGTCCCTGTATTAACTGTAGGCACACTTTTCTTCGTTCTTCCTTCTGCACAGTGGCTGCTGGCATGTGGTCCCTTCACCACGCACCAGGCAATGAAGGAGAGACATGCAGGATCTTTCCTCCCGGAATGAATCAGACTAAACTGGCCAAAGCAAACACACAGTCCTGCTCTCACAGGTGAGCAGCTAACAAGGGACCTGACACTGAGATCCCAGGAAAGCCGAGGGGCAGGCATCAGGAGGAAGAGATGCAGGTAGTGAAAAATCCACTTTCTCAACAGCTAAACAGCACGAAATCTGCTCTGCCTCCATCAACACAAGCTCCTCCCCTGACCCTCTACTGCCTTTGCCTTAAGGGGGTCTTCCTTCACTAACTGTAAATACAGCCACCACACACcatcagaaggaaaagaaatgcaaaaacacAGGTTTACAGAACAAATGCATTCTCAAAAGCAGAGCTATGATGGATGGGAACATTCTATGGCAAATTAATACAAAAATCATTCATGTGCAAGAATGAAACAGCATTTCCAAGACAGCACCCCTCAGCTGGGCAAAAGCAAGAAGCATAGGGCcttgcaaagagaaagaaaatgtactaAAACTTCATTATTGTTCCTTTGTAAGTTCCAAAGCTTTCAAAAAGGAGGTTTTACAAGTGCATACGTTGCTTCAATACAAAGTTTATTAACAAAAGAACATAATAACAATGTTAACTAAACAGAAACAGCAGTTGTCAATCATTATTTGGGACACAGACACACCAGGTCTCATCAGTTATGATTCAAGTGATTTAACTTACCAAAAAAGTCGAACGAAAATGGGTCCCTTCCGCCAAAAAACTCCCTGAAGACATCCTCTGGGTTACGGAATGTAAAGCCAAATTCAAAGGGACTGTCAAAATGACTTCCACCTGCAGAAACACAGCAGCTCTCTTACTTCACAAATTTTGGCATTTTAGGCAGGCATTATTTGCAGAGCATCATGTAAATCATGGAAACTTGTCCTAAATCTGGGGTTGTCAAACCTAAagcacaagttttaaaaatacacgTACCCTACCTAGAACTGACAACCGAGCACGTGGAAACCAATCCTGCAAAGTCACAGAAATGATCCCTTCACGGGCTAGCATTACCCATAGCTGTGCCTCCAACAAACCACAGGTGCACCAGTtcctctgttccacttctgatccagctctctgctgcagccagaaaagcagtggaatacggtccaagtgtttgggttcctgtcaccctcatggagacccagaagtattTCCTGGCTCCTCGAGagcctggcccagacatggctgttgctgccacttagggcagtgaaccggcagatggaagatctgtctctccctctagttctgaatttcaaataaatgaataaatttttttgtttaaaccAAGTATTTCTCACTCTCTAAAGCTACAACAACATATAGTACACATTGTACTTATCACCATTAATGACAATTAAGAATAGCTTCAGGGCTTTATTTGTAAGCGACGAATCAAGCTGCTCCCTACATAACAAAACCAAACTCCAGGCGACACCTTGAAGTAAACCTAGTTTAGTTTTTTTGCAGCACAAGTTGTTCTTGTGCTGACTTGATAGTGTAAACACATTACAAATTACATCCATGCCATATACACATGCACTTTATAGGATAAAATATCTTTTGCTCTCCACTTCAGCCCACTTCTGAGGATGTATGTGTAGCTACTATCACACAGACTCTAACCAAGGCACTAAGTAATTCAcaattgcaaaacaaaacaaattcaactcTTTGTAAAGAGCCAAGGGAATCTATCATACACATACCTCCTCCGCCACCATTTAATCCTTCTTTGCCGTATTTGTCATAGATGTCCCGTTTTTTAGCTATAAATTGTAAAGAGAGACATTAAAGTCAAGTATTTTTTCAGACCCTTGAATTTCAATAGGTAAGGAATTTTTCAAGTTATAAGTCAGCTTTTAATATTCCATTATAAGAATTGTAAGGGTTTgggcctgcatggtagcctagtggctaaagctctcgCCTTGGATcagtcagtatcccatatgggtaccagaaccagtttgtatcctggctgctccacttcccatccagctctctgtggcctgggaaagaagttgaggacggcccaaagccttgggaccctgcatccacgtgggagacccagaagctcctggctgctacctcagatcagctcagcaccagccgttgaagctatttggggaatgaaccaatagacagaagcgctctctctctctttctctctttccttctttctgtaaatctgactttgcaataaaaataaatcttctttaaatttattatatttttgacaatatttacacagttcattagggtaaaaaggttcaagagctataggaaagtgggtaagactactatttccatattgtttccttcacgtTTAAAAGGGGGTATTCAGGGAGAAGGCCCActcaatttcccaccctccccaggtcccagatgtagggcctGCTCCAAGGTTCTTCCTCAAAtggtaataaaaatacatcttaaaaaattctAAGAACTTAAGccaccaatattttttttaaaaaggaggcaaAAGGGAGAAATCTGAAATCTCTACTAAAAAAGTCAGATGTTATGAATTTTAGGACTATTACacacaaattaaaatatttattctgttcattttctttgctacCAGAAACACATTACCAAGTGAAAAATTATTCCCAACCTAATCCTGTTCCTTTTTATTTCAAGAACCATCACAGAACAGTTTCTTTTTGTGCCATAGACCAAAACTATAGCTAATTTTACAAGGAAGGgaattaaaccactgcttgcagtgccagtGCCTATATCACAGAGGTGGTGGTGGCTGTCACGGCTACTCAGCTTCCAATTCAGCCCCCCACCAACAAGCCCAAGGAGGGAGGGACCGATGGGAGGACACGGCCTATCACCCACGAGTGAGAACAGGCTGGAGTCCTCCATCTCTTCTTTCGGCCGGTCTcgggctggctgttgcagcctcttggggaatgcAACAGTGCTAGatctgtttctcaattctttctatcttcatcactctgcctttccaagtaagattcatttgctgtatttgaaaggcagattatatagagaggagagatgaaagagagggtccttcatctgttggttcattctccaaatgattacaatggccacagcagaaccaatccggagccaggagccaggagcttcttctgggtcccccaccttGTTATAGAATCTCAcacttttgggccatcctccaatgctttcccatgccacaggcagacatctggatcagaagtagagcaactggatgccagagccacagggcagaggattagcccaatGTGGCATACTGTCAGCCTCTCAAAACAtgtaattgttaaaaaaaatttttaaatgttatgggCGTGGCACAACGGCCTagagccaaagtccttgccttgcaactgccaggatcccatatgggtacaggttctcagcccagctgcttcacttccctccagctctctgcttatggtctgggaaagcagtagaggatgactcaaaacctAGGGaacctgcacgcacatgggagacctggaagaagttcctagctccggATTAGCTTAGTTCTGAATGtagtggccacgtggggagtgaaccagcacatggaagatctttttgtatctccttctctatgcatatctgcctttccagtaaaaatatatctttaaaatataataaaattaaaaatcattatgAGCAGGGCAAGGCCTAACTTTGGTAGAAACTGCAGACAGAGGCGATTCTAATCCTTAGCCTCAGTAGCCCTTCCAGAGGAACAAAAGAATGTCAAGTCTTACCATACTAGCAactcaggaaaaaaagaagaaaaaaaataataaaactaaatccACCTGAATCTCACCTGTATATGGCACTCAAAAAATGCGAAAACAGgcttttttttacagatttatttatttttattgggaagacagatgtacagagaggaggagagacagagaagatcttctgtccaatggttcactccccaggtgactgcaatggccggtgctgcgccaatccgaagccaggagtcaggaacttctttccgggtctcccacatgggtgcagggtcccaaggctttgggccatcctcaactgctttcccaggccaaaggcagggagctggatgggaagtggagctgccaggattagaaccggtgcccatatgggatcccagcacgtttaagGCAAAGACTTTCACCACTACGCCATTGCGCTGGGGCCCAGAAAACAAGCTTCTAAAAGCAATCCACCTCTAACCAGCTTTATATAATGGGGACTCTAAAGATAACAGCAGAGACCCATCACGGTGGCATAGCGGAATGGCAGTGATGTGTAAAGCCAACATTCCATTTTGCGGTTGTCTGagtcctaactgttccacttctaatcctgctccttgataatgagcctgggaaagcagcagatcaaagatcaaGAGTTccccaggctactggcttcaaatcagcccagcccttgctgcGTGGACAaggagagttaaccagcagatctTCTAATCttaccttacaaataaataacattcaaAAGGTAAAACTTAAACCTAAAAAGGAGAACTCTTGACTGGCCAGAGGATGTTTAAGAGCTCATCAAAATTACACTCTCCACAAAAAAGCAGAACAAACTTAAACAGAACAAAATTGGCAATTTAAAGGTCTTCCTGTAAACACAGTTTCATTTTAGCCTCTCATTTGTAACTCCAACACGAGTGAACAAAGAACCATCAAGGACCAAACAAGGAGGCCAACAGCGGGGCCGAGATCAGGACCAACAGCTAAAGACGTTGCAAGgtgtatttcaaaacatttttaagtgaTAGTAACAGGTTATTCAAAAAACAAGTTATCTGGGGTTTCTCAAAAACAAATGGGAGGATTTAACGGCTTGGTGCACCACTAAGACGTCACTGAGACACCCCAAGCCCTGTACCAGAGTTCCATGCTGAGCGGCAGGTTACAGcttaagtacctgggttcctgactCGCACACAGGGACACCTGCATCAAGTGGGAGGTTCCTCACGTCAGCCTGGCCTTGCCTCAACTGAGGCAGACAtgtggcgagtgaaccagcaagctcactctctgtctctgtctgcctttcaaataaaacgtaAACAGGGACAATGTGGTAGCTAGATAGGCTAGTTTTCCACTTGTAAGTgccacactggtttgtgtcccagctattccatttccaattcagtgcGCTCTCTgagaatgacctgggaaagcaatggaggacagctcaGCAgtgtgggttcctgcacccatgctggagagccttggtggccctggctcctggcctctggcggACTTGGCTCTAgccacctgttgcagccatttcaggaatgaatcaatggataaacaatctttctctctttcctttttgctgtaaatatgcctttccacaaaattaagtcttaaaatgtcctttaaaaaaagagacagaaaattttgCTTATTACCACATAAAGCAAAACTGGTCATATGCTGCTAACTGTTGAAGCTGAGGGATGGTTATTGAGGGTTCTTTCACAAAACTctttgagggcccggcgcagttGCCTAAcagttaaagccctcgccttgaacacgtcgggatcccatatgggcactggttctaatcccggctgctccacttcccacccagctccctgcctgtggcctggaaaagtagtcgagcacggtccaaagctttgggacccggcactcgtgtgggagatctggaggaagttcctggctcctggcttcggattggcgcagcaccggcccttgcggtcacttggggagtgaatcatcggacggaagatcttcctctctgtctctcctgctcactctttgtatatctgcctctccaataaaaataaaataaatctgtaaaaaagaaACTCTTTGTAAAGTGACTTGCTACTTGACCTGATGTAGGCACGCTTA
This window of the Ochotona princeps isolate mOchPri1 chromosome 2, mOchPri1.hap1, whole genome shotgun sequence genome carries:
- the DNAJB6 gene encoding dnaJ homolog subfamily B member 6 isoform X4: MVDYYEVLGVQRHASPEDIKKAYRKLALKWHPDKNPENKEEAERKFKQVAEAYEVLSDAKKRDIYDKYGKEGLNGGGGGGSHFDSPFEFGFTFRNPEDVFREFFGGRDPFSFDFFGVLGDFHFQAVRICTQEKKLLHGYYVYEVTVQPAGGFEEMASDDLEPSEELDQPVYEETVEDIPSEENSEVLDVVTSEELDVFSEDEPSEGYSRDQGELLSEDLELISSEDEASPGDVEELSEECEELLSEEEHSGPEPEALLVQQ